One part of the Bacillus sp. FJAT-45350 genome encodes these proteins:
- a CDS encoding 2-keto-4-pentenoate hydratase, with protein sequence MSLQELAKQLDYHYQQGEELDKITITNPNLTVEDAYDIQRLSIEEAIKRGDRLIGWKMGLTSKAKQVSVGVEEAIYGRLTASMELSEPVLHLDGLIHPRVEPEFAFVLKKELGGENVTPRDVWLATECVVPALEVIDSRYKNFSFTLVDVVADNASSTKFILGDQAFSPYHTSWDKVVVDMYRNGEKVQSGVGSAVLNHPVRSVVELTKMLSRSNLTLQPGMVILVGGITEAVSVFEGDNIEVHYDQLGTLSLKVEK encoded by the coding sequence ATGAGTTTACAAGAATTAGCAAAACAGCTTGACTATCACTATCAACAAGGTGAGGAACTAGATAAAATTACAATTACTAATCCTAATCTAACTGTAGAGGATGCTTATGATATACAAAGGCTATCAATAGAAGAAGCGATTAAACGTGGTGATCGTTTAATTGGTTGGAAAATGGGATTAACAAGTAAAGCAAAACAAGTTTCCGTAGGTGTAGAAGAGGCGATTTATGGAAGGCTTACCGCTTCTATGGAACTTTCTGAGCCAGTTTTACATTTAGACGGATTGATTCATCCGAGAGTAGAACCGGAATTTGCTTTTGTATTAAAAAAAGAGTTAGGTGGGGAAAACGTCACACCACGTGATGTCTGGTTAGCTACTGAGTGTGTAGTTCCAGCGTTAGAAGTGATTGACAGTCGCTATAAAAACTTTTCATTTACATTAGTAGATGTAGTGGCAGATAACGCATCATCTACGAAGTTTATATTAGGAGACCAAGCCTTCTCTCCGTATCATACATCTTGGGATAAAGTGGTGGTTGATATGTATCGAAATGGAGAAAAAGTACAATCAGGTGTTGGATCAGCTGTCTTAAATCATCCTGTTAGGTCTGTAGTTGAACTGACAAAAATGCTAAGTAGAAGTAACCTTACACTTCAACCTGGTATGGTCATTCTAGTAGGGGGAATTACAGAAGCTGTTAGTGTATTTGAAGGTGATAACATTGAGGTACATTATGACCAGCTGGGTACGTTAAGTTTAAAAGTTGAGAAGTAG
- a CDS encoding acetaldehyde dehydrogenase (acetylating), whose amino-acid sequence MKKLKVGIIGSGNIGTDLMLKLQRSKLLEMSVMIGIDPQSDGIRRAKAYGHHVIVNGIEGFLERQELADILFDATSAKAHYHHVESLKGTGKTIIDLTPAAIGPFVVPPVNLGAHKDEQVVNMITCGGQATIPIVHAVNKVSSVEYAEIVATIASKSAGPGTRANIDEFTVTTARGIEELGGAQKGKAIIILNPAEPPILMRDTVYCHVQKGTLNKEGIIKSIEHMVKAVSEYVPGYRLRTEPIFDGDKVTVFLEVEGVGDYLPNYSGNLDIMTASAVKVAEELATHKITKTKSIKTT is encoded by the coding sequence CCGGGAACATAGGAACCGATTTAATGCTTAAATTACAGCGCTCAAAGCTTTTAGAAATGTCAGTGATGATTGGTATCGATCCTCAGTCAGACGGGATACGAAGAGCAAAGGCTTATGGTCATCACGTCATTGTTAATGGAATAGAGGGCTTCTTAGAGCGTCAAGAATTGGCTGATATATTATTTGATGCAACATCTGCTAAAGCACATTATCATCATGTTGAGTCATTAAAAGGGACGGGAAAAACAATTATTGATTTAACACCAGCTGCTATTGGGCCATTTGTTGTGCCTCCTGTAAATTTAGGTGCTCACAAGGATGAACAAGTTGTAAATATGATTACATGTGGTGGGCAAGCAACAATTCCTATTGTTCATGCTGTTAATAAAGTCAGCTCGGTAGAATATGCCGAGATTGTGGCAACGATTGCAAGTAAAAGTGCCGGTCCTGGTACTAGAGCCAATATTGATGAATTTACAGTAACAACAGCTCGCGGTATTGAAGAATTAGGTGGCGCCCAAAAAGGAAAAGCCATTATTATTTTAAACCCAGCTGAGCCTCCTATTTTAATGCGGGATACAGTCTATTGTCATGTACAGAAAGGAACACTTAATAAGGAAGGAATTATAAAATCCATTGAACATATGGTAAAGGCAGTGTCTGAATATGTTCCGGGCTACCGATTACGCACAGAGCCTATCTTTGATGGTGATAAAGTAACAGTTTTCCTAGAGGTTGAAGGAGTGGGGGATTACCTGCCAAACTATTCAGGAAACTTAGATATTATGACAGCATCAGCAGTTAAGGTAGCTGAAGAATTAGCAACGCATAAAATTACAAAAACAAAATCGATAAAAACGACGTAA
- the dmpG gene encoding 4-hydroxy-2-oxovalerate aldolase: MAERDIFITEVALRDGSHAIAHQYTTEQVVEMAKALDKANVPYIEVAHGDGLGGSSLQYGQSAVNEMELIDAAVSVCKHSKIAVLLLPGIGTVENLKEASNLGAKMARIATHVTEADVSRQHLSVAKELGMETVGFLMMAHMAPIETLVHQAKLMEGYGADTVYVVDSAGTLLPHQVRERIRALRENLKCDIGFHGHNNLSLAMANTLVAIEEGATRIDGSLRCLGAGAGNTQTEVLVAVLDRMGIQTGVDTYKIMDAAEDIAAPLLPKPQEITKGSLVLGYAGVYSSFLLHAYRAAERFQLDPRDILVELGKRKVVGGQEDMIIDVASEIAQKQGMKV, from the coding sequence ATGGCCGAACGTGACATATTTATTACCGAGGTAGCACTAAGAGACGGAAGTCATGCCATTGCTCATCAATATACTACGGAACAAGTAGTTGAAATGGCAAAGGCTTTGGATAAAGCTAATGTACCTTATATTGAAGTTGCACATGGAGATGGATTAGGGGGTTCTTCTTTACAATATGGCCAATCTGCTGTAAATGAAATGGAATTAATTGATGCAGCAGTTTCAGTTTGTAAACATAGTAAAATAGCTGTTCTATTACTACCTGGAATAGGGACAGTGGAAAATTTAAAAGAAGCGTCTAATTTAGGAGCTAAAATGGCAAGAATAGCAACTCACGTAACAGAGGCTGATGTATCTAGACAGCATCTTTCTGTTGCTAAGGAGCTAGGTATGGAGACTGTTGGATTTTTGATGATGGCACATATGGCTCCTATCGAAACGTTAGTGCACCAGGCAAAGCTAATGGAAGGTTATGGGGCTGATACAGTCTATGTTGTCGATTCTGCAGGAACACTCTTGCCGCATCAGGTGAGAGAGAGAATTCGTGCACTTCGGGAAAACCTCAAGTGCGATATAGGCTTTCATGGTCATAATAACTTGTCTCTAGCAATGGCAAATACATTAGTAGCGATTGAAGAAGGAGCAACTCGTATAGATGGTAGTCTTCGTTGTTTAGGGGCTGGTGCGGGGAATACTCAAACAGAAGTGTTGGTAGCTGTACTGGATAGAATGGGAATTCAGACTGGTGTGGATACCTACAAAATAATGGATGCAGCTGAAGACATAGCAGCACCACTTCTACCAAAACCTCAAGAAATCACAAAGGGAAGCCTCGTATTAGGATATGCTGGCGTATACTCTAGTTTCTTACTCCATGCTTACCGAGCTGCTGAGCGCTTCCAACTGGATCCAAGAGATATTCTTGTAGAGCTAGGGAAACGAAAAGTAGTAGGTGGCCAGGAAGATATGATTATCGACGTAGCAAGTGAGATAGCTCAAAAACAAGGAATGAAAGTCTAG